A window from Culex pipiens pallens isolate TS chromosome 3, TS_CPP_V2, whole genome shotgun sequence encodes these proteins:
- the LOC120419521 gene encoding ficolin-1-like: MLARPPQTRSWLVLAVCSTYLIAATRAASADCGFGYELLAAKLDTLDHGIAKVCAGTAAYLYDYPRTCRDGSIKSSGIYLLQPEKGFRDPFPARCEQDYEGGGWTVIQHRFDGATNFVRPWEQFKNGFGHLEGEFWLGLEKIHQLTYSTPHELHVLLEDFEGTQAVAKYEEFAVASEYEFYKLVKLGSYSGTAGDSLSGHKDHNFSTFDRDNDKHETANCATVYSGAWWHGKCHSSNLNGLYLKGVTTSYANGMCWNAFKGYHYSLKVSKMMIRSKV; this comes from the exons atGCTGGCTCGTCCACCCCAAACTCGCTCGTGGCTCGTCTTGGCCGTCTGCTCAACTTATCTGATTGCGGCAACACGTGCAGCTTCCGCTGACTGTGGCTTCGGTTACGAGTTGCTCGCTGCCAAGTTGGACACTTTGGATCACGG AATTGCAAAAGTTTGTGCTGGAACAGCAGCTTATTTGTACGACTATCCGAGGACTTGCCGAGACGGTTCAATCAAATCTTCAGGAATTTACCTACTTCAGCCGGAGAAGGGCTTTCGAGATCCGTTTCCAGCGCGTTGCGAACAGGACTACGAGGGTGGAGGTTGGACAGTGATTCAGCATCGCTTTGACGGAGCCACAAACTTTGTTCGACCTTGGGAGCAGTTCAAGAATGGGTTCGGTCACCTGGAGGGGGAGTTTTGGCTAGGTTTGGAGAAGATTCACCAGTTGACGTACTCAACGCCACACGAGTTGCACGTGCTGTTGGAAGATTTTGAAGGGACGCAAGCGGTGGCCAAGTATGAGGAATTTGCCGTCGCAAGTGAGTACGAGTTCTACAAGTTGGTCAAGCTGGGATCGTACAGTGGGACGGCGGGGGACTCGCTATCTGGGCACAAGGATCACAATTTCTCAACTTTTGATCGCGATAATGATAAACATGAAACTGCCAACTGTGCGACGGTGTACAGTGGAGCGTGGTGGCATGGCAAGTGTCATTCGAGTAATTTGAACGGGCTGTATCTGAAAGGAGTGACCACAAGTTATGCGAATGGAATGTGCTGGAATGCGTTTAAGGGGTATCATTATTCGTTGAAGGTTTCTAAGATGATGATTAGGAGTAAAGTGTAA
- the LOC120419546 gene encoding ficolin-1-like, producing the protein MKPSLFGCFWSILLILGTTTASSGTDHGFGYELLMSKLEALEDRVANQEQKTQSKIDSISAGLESLLKFVTSQQSAQQVYDSCDKVPVKVSGLFNIRIGPQETAQLYCDQEYDGGGWTVIQRRFDGSVNFYRDWAEYKRGFGSLDGGEFWLGLDRIHQLTYSAPHEMVVLLEDFEGNATYAKLDRFEIAGEQAGYAVNIIDGFSGPAGDSITGIRSLKFSTFDRDNDSWPQNCASHFHGAWWYSNCHSSNLNGKYSKGTTSEYATGMVWYSFRGHHYALKSSKMMIRRKK; encoded by the exons ATGAAACCAAGTCTGTTTGGCTGCTTTTGGTCAATTCTCCTCATTCTTGGCACCACAACTGCCTCCTCCGGAACCGATCATGGTTTCGGCTACGAACTGTTGATGAGCAAACTGGAAGCCCTGGAGGATCGCGTCGCAAATCAGGAGCAAAAAACCCAGTCCAAAATCGATTCCATCTCGGCCGGACTGGAAAGCCTACTCAAGTTCGTGACTTCACAGCAGAGTGCCCAGCAGGTGTACGACTCGTGCGATAAGGTCCCCGTCAAGGTGTCCGGACTGTTCAACATCCGCATTGGTCCGCAGGAAACGGCTCAACTGTACTGTGACCAGGAGTATGACGGCGGTGGTTGGACGGTGATTCAGAGGAGGTTCGATGGGTCGGTCAATTTCTACCGGGATTGGGCCGAGTACAAGCGAGGTTTTGGCAGTTTGGATGGGGGGGAGTTCTGGCTCGGGCTGGACCGGATTCACCAGTTGACGTACTCGGCGCCGCACGAGATGGTCGTTTTGTTGGAGGATTTCGAGGGGAACGCGACGTACGCCAAGTTGGACCGGTTTGAGATTGCTGGTGAGCAGGCTGGTTACGCGGTGAACATCATCGACGGGTTCAGTGGGCCAGCTGGGGACTCGATCACGGGAATACGATCGCTGAAGTTCAGCACTTTTGATCGGGATAATGATTCTTGGCCGCAAAATTGTGCGTCCCACTTTCATGGAGCTTGGTGGTACTCGAATTGTCACTCGAG CAATTTGAACGGGAAATATTCGAAGGGAACTACCTCGGAGTATGCTACAGGAATGGTTTGGTACTCGTTTCGAGGTCATCACTATGCACTGAAATCGTCCAAGATGATGATAAGGAGGAAGAAATAA
- the LOC120419545 gene encoding fibrinogen C domain-containing protein 1-like — MVTTMSAVTTILVFVTVAFQGSVLGATGPGMVSGGGQSEPGLDYQKLLAKLEILDTKITRVEAASREQFSSFESKLDRIIRQVENVSATVHNVRGDVGGIRAEIQHFKNASHEQLDALAGSVTIIQSLLVEGHNHYKRQKLAHPAADAVTKVNWPADSSMPLLQTTAPLQVYESCDLAPKSVSTSVVHQLLPEPGFGDSFPVVCDQQYESGGWVVIQSRFNGSVDFYRGWKEYKNGFGNLKAEFWLGLDRIHQLTYSAPYELHVLLEDFENKTVVAKYSRFAVGNEHESYAITKLGEYNGTAGDGLGYHRGSKFSTMDINHDVPGNNGGVDWTGAWWYRRGHHSNLNGQYLKGPVDASKYHGKGMTWNPFRGDNYSLKRSRMMIKRVMNF; from the exons ATGGTTACGACGATGTCGGCTGTGACGACGATTCTGGTCTTCGTCACTGTGGCATTCCAAGGGTCTGTCCTCGGTGCCACTGGACCCGGGATGGTGAGTGGAGGTGGCCAGAGTGAACCGGGCCTGGACTATCAGAAGCTGCTCGCCAAGCTGGAAATCTTGGATACCAA GATCACTCGAGTGGAAGCGGCCTCGCGGGAGCAATTTTCCTCGTTCGAGTCCAAACTGGACCGAATCATTCGCCAGGTGGAAAACGTAAGTGCCACCGTGCATAACGTTCGCGGTGACGTGGGAGGCATTCGGGCGGAAATTCAGCACTTCAAAAACGCTTCCCACGAGCAGCTCGACGCGCTGGCCGGTAGCGTCACGATCATTCAGTCGTTACTGGTCGAAGGTCACAATCACTACAAGCGCCAAAAACTGGCTCATCCTGCTGCTGATGCGGTAACGAAAG TGAACTGGCCCGCCGACTCATCGATGCCTCTACTACAAACAACTGCCCCGCTACAAGTGTACGAGAGCTGCGATTTGGCGCCAAAATCCGTTTCAACTAGCGTCGTCCACCAACTGCTGCCGGAACCAGGCTTTGGCGATTCCTTCCCGGTGGTTTGCGACCAGCAGTACGAGTCCGGCGGCTGGGTCGTAATTCAGAGCCGATTCAACGGGTCGGTTGACTTTTATCGCGGCTGGAAGGAGTACAAGAACGGGTTCGGGAACCTGAAGGCCGAGTTCTGGCTGGGGCTGGACCGGATTCACCAGTTGACGTACTCGGCCCCGTACGAGCTGCATGTTTTGCTGGAAGATTTCGAGAATAAAACAGTGGTGGCGAAATATTCACGGTTCGCTGTTGGAAACGAGCACGAATCGTACGCCATTACGAAACTGGGGGAGTACAACGGGACGGCGGGAGATGGGCTCGGTTACCATCGAGGGTCAAAGTTCTCCACGATGGACATCAACCATGACGTGCCGGGGAACAATGGGGGTGTTGACTGGACTGGCGCCTGGTGGTATCGAAGGGGACATCACAG CAACCTCAATGGGCAGTACTTGAAGGGGCCTGTCGATGCTTCCAAGTATCACGGAAAGGGAATGACCTGGAACCCATTCAGGGGAGACAACTACTCTTTGAAGCGATCTCGGATGATGATAAAACGTGTGATGAACTTTTGA